The sequence attaaacaTTGTTCAACTATgatcaattgatattttttttcaggTATTGCCGTTGGTTTAAACAAAGGTAAGAAGGTCACCTCTATGACCCCAGCCCCAAAGATTTCTTACAGAAAGGGTGCTGCTTCCAAGAGAACTACGTTCGTCAGATCTATCGTCAGAGAATTCGCTGGTTTAGCTCCATACGAAAGAAGACTAATGGATGTTATCAGAAACGTCGGTGAAAAGAGAGCCAGAAAGGTCGCCAAGAAGAGATTAGGTTCCTTCAAGAGAGCTAAGGCTAAGGTCGAAGAGATGACCAACATCATTGCTGCTTCCCGTCGTCATTAAGCTGATTTGTagtttaatttataaatcatataagtttaaaaaataaattaataacgTAACAATAAGTATCCTATTTATATTAACAAGATCAAGTGAGTATCTCTGGCAGTAGCATTATCTTACTGTGCTGCTATAGATACTGCATCGAAAACAGCTACGTTGCTATATTTTATCTGTCATTAGCAATATATTATGACCTCTCAATCAACTGTAATTCCATTAAAACCCTGATCGAAGAATATTCATGAATTGTCTTACCCGCCCAGCTCATCGATTTTTTCTATAGGTAAAAATTTTCgctttcaaaaattttttctgaaatttcaaaacataTAAAAGGAAGCTATTTTTAAGAAGAGAAAAactaattaaatttatcttAATCATTACCttattagatattttttacTTTGTATTAGCTTTATTTTGGTTTTAAAAGGGCAACAATGTCTTTTATAAATAGACACCCAGAGTCACGAAGTGTTCAGGAGAAATCCGGTGGACATATACATGGATCTAGTAGGATTTATCCTACTTTGTTTGTGTACGGTTATGCGAGTATACCTCGTATACACTGTCGTGCTCGCGGTTGATCTTAGAGCAAGTTGTTGTCGTTTTAATCCAATGTGGTTGGGCAAGGAAGAGTCTATCAATGCTGGGAGTTCTAATAATTGAGCTCTTTATTCggtattttcttcaaacatttttttatgtattaatttttttttgagtagatacatatattttgcACTTTTTTTTCAGTAATCGACATAATTCTTGTCTGTTGAGATGGCAGTGGCGAGGCTGCCGATCCCACGTAAAGCTATCTTGATGATCGGTTGTAAGACGAACAGAGAGTTTAAAGGGACATGTGGGGAGTTTACATTTTACCAAATCAAGCCATGTAAGAGGACGACAACTAGCTGTTATAAGTCTTTTGCAACCGTGTAATTATTAGTCTTCATTGCACACATTATATACAGTTAGTTTCTCACTTTTCACATTCCAGCTTCCGAGGTGAATATATTGCTATAAGCTAAGTAGACAGTAATATTCGAAATGCTGTTGCAATTAGTTCGATTACAGACAAAAGGTTACTATGTACCTGCGAGAATTAGCGCCAGCCTCTGAATACAATTTCTTGACACgcatattttattatatgttACAGTAAAGGATTCTCAAcctatatatgtatatcCACTTTGCTACGGTTGTTTGTCTGGGAATGGGCCTGTTTCTCTTCACCATTTCAGGCAATTGCGGAACTCTGAAACGTTGCTCCCGTCCAACGGACGTTTGTCTACGTTAATTTAATCTCAATTACCACAGTCTTCCGAAACAGGTATTGCCGGGTGTGTACAGGCAAATCGAACATCATGTCATTACACCGGTTTCGTGCGGGAAGAGAGAAAGATCCAGAGAAAGACATTTCAGAATATACAAAAAACAGACAAGAAGACCCTATCTTTTGCTAGAAATCAATGGAGCTCGAGagttaaaaaatacaattttctgtttttttcCCACAAGAATATCCGCACAATACATAAAGCCAAGTGATCGAGCTTTTTAACGGAATTCACATTTCTCATTCTTTCTTTGCGGCCGAATTACTGAAAACAGATAACCATATCTGTGGGTGCTACTCTAACGCAAAGCACGCCCTAGCAAATGATTAGTATGAGAACTACGGTAATTTGTTCTAAGAATGATTTCTAATTCTCATTCCTCGCTGATTTTCCCCTTCAAATCATATTTTGCGGGCGGAGCTCTAAGCACAGGGGTGGATCTTCGTTACTGTGAGCTGATCTCAAGTTTTGTGATATACCACCACAAACCGATTGTATTAGATCTTGAGACTTTGATGGCACGGCCGATTTCTggttttgtttttgtgtcttttaattttttgtttgcGCGCGTTGTAGGCCCCGATGACACTTGGGAGAGTGGACAAAGAAGGGACAAGCGATAGTTTTatgtgttttttttaatact comes from Tetrapisispora phaffii CBS 4417 chromosome 4, complete genome and encodes:
- the TPHA0D03620 gene encoding 60S ribosomal protein eL36 (similar to Saccharomyces cerevisiae RPL36A (YMR194W) and RPL36B (YPL249C-A); ancestral locus Anc_6.283), with the protein product MAVKTGIAVGLNKGKKVTSMTPAPKISYRKGAASKRTTFVRSIVREFAGLAPYERRLMDVIRNVGEKRARKVAKKRLGSFKRAKAKVEEMTNIIAASRRH